CGTTCCGAGTAGGACTGCTCGAGGTATGCCCGCTCAAACCGCTCTATGGCGGCAAGTGGCTCCGCCTGCGCGTAACAGGCGAAACGCCACGCCCCGATCGATGAACCGAGCAAATGCACAGGACCCGGCAACGCGGGCACAACATGCTCGACTATCACCCGATCAAGCTGACTGAGGACCAACCACTTCGCCCCGCCTGATGCGCCGGCTATCGTGCCAATACGTTCGACTGAAAAGCCGCGTTTGCGAATATCCGCATAAGCACCCGGTCCTGCCTTGAAGAGCAGCGCGCCTTCCGTGTTGTGCAAATCCCTTTCCCGCTGTAGTGCCTGATCCGGGGATTCTGCCGCACTATGCTGCCAACGTCAGCATCAATGCGGAACCTTCGCCTGTACCTGGCTATCGAAGCAGGGTATAGAATCGTTCACTGGACAACCGGAAACCGAGTCCGCCATGAAATTCGCTCGTGCTATACCGCTGATTGCGTTGCTCACTTGTCTGTCGCCCCAGTCAGCAAAGGCGCACGGTGATGCCACCATTCCGCTGTACGTGGCGGCCGATGGCGAGGACTTTGGTCGTTGCAGCGATGCCAGCGAGCCCTGCCGGAGCCTCGCCTACGCGTTGCGGCAAGCCGGCAAAGGCAGCCAGATTCGGGTCGCTGCAGGCAGCTATAGCATCGACGATACCGAGGACCTGTTCCTGTTGATCAGTGGCATGGTCAATATCTCCGGCGGCTACGAGCGAGCGAACGCCTTTAAAGTTGTCGGTGACGGTGAAACCGTCCTGACCGGAGTTCCTGCAGAATACCGTCAGCTGCTGCTTGACCGGGGCCTGCAAATCGTCGTCGATCGGAAAGCCATAGACGGCCCTCGTTCAGCCGATGCCAACCGCTTGATGGCCGTACATCAGAAACTGCAGAAAGGTGCCGTCAGCGGGCCCTGCATCGGCGGTATGACGGACTCTCTGCCGTGCAGCAATGTCGATCTGCTGGCGCACATTCCGCTCGATCAGGTCAGTGCCGGCCCCGCAGGCGGTAATGATGTGTGGGGATTCACGGACCTGAACAGCGGCCGGGAATATGTCGTAGCCGGCTACAATATTGGTACCGGTGTCTTCGACATCACAGACCCCTCTGACCCGGTTGAGGTCGGCTTTGTCGATGGCCAGAACGCAGCGTGGCGCGATCTCAAGGTCTACCAACACTACGACACGGTGGCCGGGCGCTGGCGAGCATACGCTTACGTCACGACCGACGGTTCAAGTGACGGCCTGTTTGTAATCGACATGAGTGATCTGCCGCACTCGGTTCGGCGGCTCTCTTACAACAGCCAGTTTTCCCGCGCGCACAACGTGTACGGCAGCAGCGCCGATTTCAGTACCGGCATTCCGCTGACGGAGAATCCGCGACTCATCATTGCCGGCTCCAACATTGGCAGCGGCCAGTTTCGCGCTTACTCGCTGGCTAATCCGGCCGCGCCCGCGTTCGTCAATGGCAGTTCGGTACCGAACACGCTTCCCAACACCAACGACCCGAGCTACATGCACGACGCTGCCTCGTTACTGATAACGGACTCGCGCAAGGATACACAGTGCGTCAACGCCACCGACTATTGCGAACTGCTGCTCGACTTCAATGAACAGAACATTGAAATCTGGGACATCACCGACAGCAGTGATCCGCGCTGGCTGAACCCGGGCATGCCGCAATACGCCAACCGCGGTTACGTGCATTCCGGCTGGTGGAGTGAAGACCGGCAATTCATGTTCGTGCACGACGAACTGGATGAACAGCAATCCCGACTGAACACTACGCTGCGGGTGTTTTCCATTGCCGACCTGACTGCGCCGACCATGGTCGGTCAATGGACCGGTCCCACCACGGCGATCGATCACAACGGTTTCGTGCGTGGCAATCGTTACTACATGTCGAACTACAGCCGCGGCCTGACTATCCTGGATATCAGCAATCCTGCTGCACCCGTTACCGCCGGACGGCTGGACACCTATCCTTTTTCGGATCAGCAGGGCTTTGTCGGCGCGTGGGGTGTATACCCGTTTTTTCTCAGCGGCACAGTCGCAGTCAGTGACATCAACAGCGGCCTTTATCTGGCCGCCGACCGGAGCCGCAACAACTCGCCAGGCGGCATGCTCGCGTTCAGTGCCGCCTCATTCAGTACCACTGAAGGGCTGCCGGCAACGCTGCAGGTCAGCCGCGACGGCTCTGCCACAGGTGCCGTATCGGTCGGCGTCGAAGTGGTCCACGCGACTGCCGATGCAAACGACTACGCATTAAACACCACGCAATTAAGCTGGGCCGATGGCGATAGCACGCCGCGCTCGATCTCCGTCGCTGCCGCGGCCGACGGCGTGGATGAGAACAACGAATTCTTGCTGGTTCGTCTGGTGCGCCCTAACGGCGGTGCAAGCCTGGGAAACCGGCACACAGCGCATGTCCACATTAGTGACCCGGCCGCACCGGCTACCGTTCGTTTGTTTGCTACCGAGGTCAATGTCGGCGAACGCGGCTTTGGCAAAGCAGTCGTTGTGGTGCAACGACTGGGCGATACCACCAGCGCCATTAGCGTCGATTTTGCGCCTGGGACGGCTACCGCGACGCCAGACGTCGACTACACAGGCGCCAACAGCGGCTCCCTGACGTGGGCCGCAGGCGATGGCAACCCGCAATGGCTGGAGTTCGATATCAGTGACGACGGCAATGTCGAGGGTGACGAGTATTTCGAACTGGAGTTCGGCAATGTGAGCGGTGGCTCGATTGCCGGTGACGCCGTAGTGAGAATCGGCATTTCCGACGGAACCGGTGTCAACAACGCGCCGGCGGCGATCGTCGCCAGCAGCATCACCGTCGCCGAAAACTCGACCGTAACTCTGGACGGCAGTCAGTCAAATGATACTGACGGCGATGCGCTGACTTACGCCTGGCAACAGATCAGTGGACCTGCGGTCACCCTCACATCGACGCAGACAGCCAGCACTCAGTTCACTGCGCCCAGCGTCGCATCGGACGCACTGCTCCAGTTTCGATTGACCGTCAGCGACCCCGGCGGACTGTCCGCCAGCGCAACCGTCTCCGTAACAGTTACCAACAATTCCGGAGGCGGAAGCGGCGGCAGTGGCGGTGGCGCAGCAGGTGGCGTGCTACTCCTGGCCGCAATCGCACTGCTGCGTCGCCGGCGTACTACTCGAACGGATGGCGTTTGACGATCGTTTGCTCGCGATCGGGGCCGGTCGAAATAATATCCAACGGAACCGACACCAGCTCTTCGATGTGTTCCAGGTACGCGCGTGCATTTGCGGGCAGTGCCTCGTACTCGGTAACACCGACCGTCGATTCATCCCAACCCGGCATGTCTTCATACACCGGCTGGCACTCGGCGAAGCGATCCAGCATCAGCGGTACACCGGAGACCGGCTTACCATCGATTTCATAGCCGACACAAATCCGAATTGTTTCCAGACCGTCCAGAACGTCGAGTTTGGTCATGCACAATCCTGACACGCTGCTGTTGATGATCGAACGACGCAATGCAACTGCGTCAAACCAGCCGCAGCGACGAGGCCGCCCGGTGGTTGCACCAAACTCCGCGCCGACGGATGCCAGGTGCGCGCCGTTTGCATCAAACAACTCGGTGGGGAATGGACCGGCGCCGACTCGTGTCGTATACGCCTTGACGATACCGAGTATGTAATCAAGGTGTCGTGGTCCGACACCAGTACCCGTGCTCGCTGCAGCCGCCACAGTATTGGACGATGTGACGTACGGGTACGTGCCGTGATCGACATCGAGGAAACTGCCCTGCGCGCCTTCAAACAAAATACTTTCGTTGCTGTCCGCGAGGTCCTGCAAGATTTGCGTAACGTCTGCTGTCAATGGCCGAATGATTTCAGCCGCCTGCATCGCTTCATCCAATGTACGCTCGAAGTCGACAGTCTCGGCGCGAAAATAGTGCTTCAGCAAGAAGTTGTGATAGTCGAGAACCTCGCCCAGCTTGGCGGCAAACTTTTCCCGAACAAACAGGTCCGCCACTTTCAGCGCACGGCGCGATACCTTGTCTTCGTATGCCGGACCGATGCCCCGGCCGGTCGTACCGATGGCGCCGGCGCCACGCGCTTTCTCGCGGGCGACATCCAGTGACACATGTGATGGCAGGATAAGCGGACAGCTGTAGCTGATCTTCAAACGATCATAGACCGGCACGCCGTTCTCAATCAGCGCTTCCGATTCGCGAATCAACGCTTCGAGGGACAGCACGACACCGTTGCCGATCAGGCACTGCACACCTTCGCGCAAGATACCGGAGGGAATCAGGTGCAGGACGGTCTTTTTGCCGCCGATGACCAGCGTGTGGCCGGCATTGTGTCCGCCCTGAAAACGCGCGACAGCTGCCGCCCGATCTGTCAGCAAATCGACAATCTTGCCTTTGCCTTCGTCACCCCATTGCGTTCCGATGACGACTACATTTTTACCCATGGCTGCAAGCAACTCCTGGTTCAGGATCGAACGATATACAACAGCAACAAACCCGCCGCCATTGCTACAAGACCGGACATTCGCAAATTGTTGTCGCCCATCGCGGCGATACGTGCAACCGTTTTGCGAAAATTTCCGGGGCTAATAAATGGAATCATGCCTTCCAGAATCAGATACAAGGCGAACGCTGTAAATATGTCATGCCACATGATCGTATTCGTTCAGTACAGTATCGTGATTGGCGCCGCACCCGCTATCCGAAAAATGGACGATCAGAGCTAACCCCTGATCGTCCATTGTCACACCGGATGCCGTGTGCCGCAGGCGAACGTCACTCTTTAACGAGCGCCATTCTTGTTGTTCAAATAACGGAAGAAGTCATTCTTCGGATCCAGCACGAGCAAGTCGCCTGATTGTCCGATTGAGTTTCGATAGGCATCGATACTGCGGTAGAACGCGTAAAACTCGGGGTCCCGATTGTAAGCGTCGGCGTAAATTTCCGCGGCTCTTGCATCACCCTCACCACGCAGCTTCTGACTGTCCCGGTAAGCTTCTGCCAGGATAATCGTCCGTTCACGATCGGCGGTCGAACGCAGTTGCTCGGCGATCTCGCCGCCCTGCGCCCGGCGTTCGGCCGCAACGCGAGCACGTTCTTCACGCATCTGACGGTACACCGAATTGCGCACGTCGTCCGGGAACTCAACCTGTTTGACCCGCACGTCTATCAGTTCAACACCCAGCCCCTGAGCTGCCGATTTTGCAGTCTCGAGCATGTCGCGCA
The DNA window shown above is from Woeseia oceani and carries:
- a CDS encoding choice-of-anchor B family protein, which codes for MKFARAIPLIALLTCLSPQSAKAHGDATIPLYVAADGEDFGRCSDASEPCRSLAYALRQAGKGSQIRVAAGSYSIDDTEDLFLLISGMVNISGGYERANAFKVVGDGETVLTGVPAEYRQLLLDRGLQIVVDRKAIDGPRSADANRLMAVHQKLQKGAVSGPCIGGMTDSLPCSNVDLLAHIPLDQVSAGPAGGNDVWGFTDLNSGREYVVAGYNIGTGVFDITDPSDPVEVGFVDGQNAAWRDLKVYQHYDTVAGRWRAYAYVTTDGSSDGLFVIDMSDLPHSVRRLSYNSQFSRAHNVYGSSADFSTGIPLTENPRLIIAGSNIGSGQFRAYSLANPAAPAFVNGSSVPNTLPNTNDPSYMHDAASLLITDSRKDTQCVNATDYCELLLDFNEQNIEIWDITDSSDPRWLNPGMPQYANRGYVHSGWWSEDRQFMFVHDELDEQQSRLNTTLRVFSIADLTAPTMVGQWTGPTTAIDHNGFVRGNRYYMSNYSRGLTILDISNPAAPVTAGRLDTYPFSDQQGFVGAWGVYPFFLSGTVAVSDINSGLYLAADRSRNNSPGGMLAFSAASFSTTEGLPATLQVSRDGSATGAVSVGVEVVHATADANDYALNTTQLSWADGDSTPRSISVAAAADGVDENNEFLLVRLVRPNGGASLGNRHTAHVHISDPAAPATVRLFATEVNVGERGFGKAVVVVQRLGDTTSAISVDFAPGTATATPDVDYTGANSGSLTWAAGDGNPQWLEFDISDDGNVEGDEYFELEFGNVSGGSIAGDAVVRIGISDGTGVNNAPAAIVASSITVAENSTVTLDGSQSNDTDGDALTYAWQQISGPAVTLTSTQTASTQFTAPSVASDALLQFRLTVSDPGGLSASATVSVTVTNNSGGGSGGSGGGAAGGVLLLAAIALLRRRRTTRTDGV
- a CDS encoding adenylosuccinate synthase, with amino-acid sequence MGKNVVVIGTQWGDEGKGKIVDLLTDRAAAVARFQGGHNAGHTLVIGGKKTVLHLIPSGILREGVQCLIGNGVVLSLEALIRESEALIENGVPVYDRLKISYSCPLILPSHVSLDVAREKARGAGAIGTTGRGIGPAYEDKVSRRALKVADLFVREKFAAKLGEVLDYHNFLLKHYFRAETVDFERTLDEAMQAAEIIRPLTADVTQILQDLADSNESILFEGAQGSFLDVDHGTYPYVTSSNTVAAAASTGTGVGPRHLDYILGIVKAYTTRVGAGPFPTELFDANGAHLASVGAEFGATTGRPRRCGWFDAVALRRSIINSSVSGLCMTKLDVLDGLETIRICVGYEIDGKPVSGVPLMLDRFAECQPVYEDMPGWDESTVGVTEYEALPANARAYLEHIEELVSVPLDIISTGPDREQTIVKRHPFE
- a CDS encoding DUF2065 domain-containing protein produces the protein MWHDIFTAFALYLILEGMIPFISPGNFRKTVARIAAMGDNNLRMSGLVAMAAGLLLLYIVRS
- the hflC gene encoding protease modulator HflC, which translates into the protein MSDSRFAAIVIAGLCLVVLGLSAFTVNERELAIKLQVGEVVQTDYEPGLHWKIPIFQTVRKFPKRIMTIEDERPERIFTAERLALQVDFFVKWRIVDSVQYYTSTGGVQQVADGRLSEIIKNAIVTEFGQRSVSEAISVERAELMRDMLETAKSAAQGLGVELIDVRVKQVEFPDDVRNSVYRQMREERARVAAERRAQGGEIAEQLRSTADRERTIILAEAYRDSQKLRGEGDARAAEIYADAYNRDPEFYAFYRSIDAYRNSIGQSGDLLVLDPKNDFFRYLNNKNGAR